One window of Arvicola amphibius chromosome 6, mArvAmp1.2, whole genome shotgun sequence genomic DNA carries:
- the LOC121677231 gene encoding uncharacterized protein LOC121677231, with product MIHHHGLSLLSLPNPHFLRLLPPYPLHSSPLQQDPPPYREQALPPQVADSTDENEGPAAPSPAAPSPMAARLRGRRDQQLAADSTSSQAFPLRTGGNGQLQYWPFSSSDLYNWKNNNPSFSEDPVRLTALIESVLITHQPTWDDCQQLLQTLLTSEEKQRVLLEARKAVRGTDGRPTQLPNEIDAAFPLERPNWDFTTQEGRNHLILYRQLLIAGLHGAGRRPTNLAKVKQVLQGPGETPSAFLERLKEAYRRYTPYDPEDPGQETSVAMSFIWQSAPDIKRRLERLENLREDRLRKEFPVKDRVDRRETGGGPRWGEDQQKAYQEIKRALLTAPALGLPDLTKPFELFVDEKQGYTKGVLTQKLGPWRRPVAYLSKKLDPVASGWPPCLRMVAAIAVLTKDAGKLTLGQPLAILAPHAMEALVKQPPDRWLSNARMTHYQAMLLDTDRVHFGPVVTLNPATLLPLPEGGAKHNCLNPAPFAGGRGETQLPRDPCGNARDQTGPDGSTPPER from the exons ATGATCCACCACCATGGGTTaagccttttgtccctcccaaACCCCCACTTCCTCCGTCTGCTCCCTCCttaccccctccactcctccccactCCAACAGGACCCCCCTCCCTACCGAGAACAGGCCCTCCCGCCTCAGGTGGCCGACTCGACCGATGAAAACGAGGGGCCTGCCGCGCCATCTCCCGCTGCCCCGTCCCCCATGGCAGCCCGCTTAAGGGGACGGCGAGACCAGCAGCTGGCCGCGGATTCTACTTCCTCTCAGGCATTCCCTCTCCGGACCGGAGGAAATGGCCAACTACAATACTGGCCGTTCTCCTCCTCCGACCtatataactggaaaaataacaatCCCTCTTTTTCTGAAGACCCAGTTAGGCTGACTGCTCTAATTGAGTCGGTCCTGATTACTCATCAGCCCACCTGGGATGATTGCCAACAATTACtgcagactttgctgacttcggaggagaagcagagagtcctCCTGGAGGCTCGAAAGGCGGTTCGGGGAACAGACGGACGTCCCACCCAGCTGCCTAATGAAATAGATGCCGCTTTTCCCCTCGAACGTCCCAACTGGGACTTCACCACCCAGGAAGGTAGGAATCACCTAATTCTCTATCGCCAGTTGCTCATAGCGGGTCTCCATGGGGCAGGCCGACGCCCCACCAACCTGGCTAAAGTTAAACAGGTATTGCAGGGACCAGGAGAAACTCCCTCAGCGTTCTTAGAGCGACTCAAAGAAGCCTATCGTAGATACACCCCTTATGACCCAGAAGATCCAGGGCAAGAAACTAGCGTAGCTATGTCTTTCATTTGGCAATCTGCTCCGGATATCAAACGCAGACTCGAGCGCCTAGAAAACTTAAGGGAGGACCGtcttagaaaggag TTTCCAGTCAAAGACAGGGTAGACAGGAGGGAGACCGGAGGGGGCCCCAGGTGGGGCGAGGACCAACAAAAGGCATATCAGGAAATAAAGCGGGCCTTACTCACCGCTCCCGCATTGGGACTCCCAGACCTAACTAAGCCATTTGAACTGTTTGTGGACGAAAAACAGGGTTACACAAAAGGGGTCCTAACCCAAAAACTGGGTCCTTGGAGACGTCCTGTAGCTTATCTCTCGAAGAAGCTCGACCCAGTGGCTTCAGGATGGCCGCCCTGCCTGCGAATGGTAGCGGCGATTGCAGTCCTTACCAAGGACGCGGGTAAACTAACTCTGGGCCAGCCATTGGCCATCCTGGCACCTCATGCAATGGAAGCCTTGGTTAAGCAGCCTCCAGACCGTTGGCTCTCTAATGCCCGCATGACCCACTACCAAGCCATGCTCCTGGATACGGACCGGGTGCACTTCGGACCTGTGGTAACCCTAAACCCTGCAACCCTGCTCCCTTTGCCGGAGGGAGGGGCGAAACACAATTGCCTCAACCCTGCTCCCTTTGCCGGAGGGAGGGGCGAAACACAATTGCCTCGAGATCCTTGCGGAAATGCACGGGACCAGACCGGACCTGACGGATCAACCCCTCCAGAACGCTGA